In Trichoderma atroviride chromosome 2, complete sequence, one DNA window encodes the following:
- a CDS encoding uncharacterized protein (SECRETED:SignalP(1-23)): MAPARGLGSASATLFSIISLVKAGSLKDIDHVVLFMQENRAFDHYFGTMAGVRGFSDANLQMNDGVPVWKQITDSSLTTAADYVNPWYINYLGGNWTEATQCMLTGTNSWYENHAAWNDGTNDHWAVDNSPYSIGFYKQQDIPIQWALADNFVVGDMYQEGVVAATNPNRVTWLSGSINAPGGPQTPSEGGNPYIDNNITPGCESGGFNCYPLKWKTVGEFYEDAGTTWQVFQDADNFDDNSYARFEQFQNAAPGSSLYSRGMKGLTLDTFYAQAANGTLPEVSYIVAPMELSEHPPYSPPRRRLAAVPGGPGRAQLAQVQQDGPHCLLRRDGRLVRPRRPVPLAKRHGRRMDPGPLRPGRLHLHRPGLPAALLHRLAVDAQRRRLHRAQRPQLANHVCREVAGRKGAQRHDRPDGAVAPQPHV, encoded by the exons ATGGCTCCTGCTCGAGGCCTGGGGTCTGCTTCGGCGACCCTATTTTCCATCATCAGTCTTGTCAAGGCTGGAAGTCTGAAAGACATTGACCATGTTGTTCTCTTCATGCAAG AGAACCGTGCCTTTGACCACTACTTTGGCACAATGGCAGGGGTTCGAGGATTCAGCGATGCGAATCTGCAGATGAACGATGGTGTCCCGGTCTGGAAGCAGATTACAGACTCTTCATTAACCACGGCTGCCGACTATGTGAACCCGTGGTACATCAACTACCTTGGCGGCAACTGGACCGAGGCCACTCAGTGCATGCTTACCGGCACCAACAGCTGGTACGAGAACCATGCTGCCTGGAATGACGGTACCAATGACCACTGGGCGGTGGACAATAGTCCGTACAGCATTGGCTTCTACAAGCAGCAGGACATTCCCATCCAGTGGGCGTTGGCAGACAACTTTGTCGTTGGGGACATGTACCAA GAAGGTGTTGTCGCCGCAACAAACCCCAACAGAGTCACCTGGCTCTccggcagcatcaacgccCCCGGCGGCCCTCAGACCCCCAGCGAGGGCGGCAACCCCTACATTGACAACAACATCACGCCCGGCTGCGAGAGCGGCGGCTTCAACTGCTACCCGCTGAAGTGGAAGACGGTGGGCGAGTTCTACGAGGACGCCGGAACCACCTGGCAAGTCTTCCAGGACGCCGACAACTTTGACGACAATTCCTACGCCCGCTTCGAGCAGTTCCAGAACGCGGCGCCGGGCTCCAGCCTGTACAGCCGCGGAATGAAGGGCCTGACGCTCGACACCTTTTACGCGCAGGCCGCCAACGGGACGCTGCCCGAGGTGTCTTACATCGTGGCCCCGATGGAGCTCTCGGAGCATCCCCCCTATTCCCCCCCACGACGGCGCCTGGCTGCAGTACCAGGTGGCCCAGGCCGTGCTCAACTCGCCCAAGTACAACAAGACGGCCCTCATTGTCTCCTACGACGAGACGGGCGGCTGGTTCGACCACGTCGACCCGTACCGCTCGCCAAACGGCACGGCCGGCGAATGGATCCAGGACCCCTACGGCCAGGTCGGCTACACCTTCATCGGCCCGGGCTTCCGGCTGCCCTTTTACATCGTCTCGCCGTGGACGCgcagcggcggcgtcttCACCGCGCACAGCGACCACAACTCGCAAATCATGTTTGTCGAGAAGTGGCAGGCCGCAAAGGGGCGCAACGTCACGACCGACCAGATGGTGCCgtggcgccgcagccacaTGTCTGA